A genomic stretch from Lagenorhynchus albirostris chromosome 12, mLagAlb1.1, whole genome shotgun sequence includes:
- the KIAA0408 gene encoding uncharacterized protein KIAA0408 homolog, giving the protein MDLHKQWENTETNWRKEKMELLDQFDNERKEWESQWKIMQKKIEELCHEVKLRRKINMSERAIIDLDREKAIQDKMMESSPNYPNSRQCEFTGMNHRDGLGKKGKTEQSLLSERNQMCKEQKTIKKSKVGLMDSLATDNQKECETPPDLRTSEEENKRCSGALNTALEELAKVSEELCSFQEEIRKRSNHRRMKSDSFLQETPVVTNMPYGDHTINNNQCITPTSLEKEKKKNRKNLSCTDVFQNNSKKKGGIDKTDLQRNETPPVPPPRSTSRNFPSSCSAQAHESLKESSDHNGWVAQEGQGKKNCNPHFLWRHDEMPTLCLNERKTLKDGITVSSLAPETKIDKKPSCNENVGLTVWSCDTGIGAKNSPSTPWFQKTCSIPNKPKYEKVIPDHPAKCHPDLHISNVCSSLVTQSNSPLRSFSCGFERTTRNEKLAAKTDEFNRIVFRTNRNCHAVQQSQSYSEPSEDLQPCDTLISCTDNISESDSVSDILKTSAPMPVPRENVHDNSTKKPTTGLFRQMQEHISPSSYRNMLHEHDWRPSNLSGRPRSADPRSNYGVVEKLLKTYETSAGSALQNSKCFQANWTKCNSEVSGGATLSQHFKKLQIEQELQQKPAVCGAQQVRQGADRKKVTEESVAVKCSHGKGFSRPARPANRRLPSRWASRSPSAPPALRRTVHNFPISLRSEASMV; this is encoded by the exons CTCTGCCATGAAGTAAAGCTTCGGAGGAAAATCAACATGAGTGAACGTGCGATTATTGATCTTGATCGTGAAAAGGCCATTCAAGACAAAATGATGGAATCTTCTCCAAATTATCCCAATTCAAGACAATGTGAATTTACAGGGATGAATCACAGGGATGGTCTGGGGAAGAAAGGTAAAACAGAGCAGAGCTTActcagtgaaagaaatcaaatgtgtaaggaacaaaaaacaatcaaaaaatcaaaagtagGGTTAATGGATTCTTTGGCCACAGACAACCAAAAGGAATGTGAGACCCCGCCTGACCTGAGGACTTCTGAGGAAGAGAACAAGAGGTGCTCTGGTGCCCTCAACACA GCTCTTGAAGAACTTGCCAAAGTTAGTGAAGAATTATGCAGCTTTCAAGAGGAAATTCGAAAGCGTTCTAACCACAGAAG GATGAAGTCAGATTCTTTTCTCCAGGAAACACCAGTTGTAACTAATATGCCTTATGGAGATCACACAATCAACAACAACCAGTGCATTACTCCAACCagtttagaaaaagagaaaaagaaaaatagaaagaatctGAGCTGTACTGATGTTTTCCAAAACAATTCTAAGAAAAAAGGTGGAATTGATAAAACTGATCTGCAAAGAAATGAAACCCCACCAGTTCCTCCTCCAAGAAGTACATCTCGAAATTTTCCCAGCTCATGTTCTGCACAAGCCCATGAAAGTTTGAAGGAAAGTTCAGACCACAATGGCTGGGTGGCCCAAGAAGGTCAAGGCAAAAAGAACTGCAACCCTCATTTCCTGTGGAGGCACGACGAGATGCCTACGCTGTGTCTAAATGAAAGGAAGACTTTGAAAGATGGTATCACAGTTTCTTCTTTGGCACCAGAAACCAAAATAGATAAAAAGCCTTCATGTAATGAAAATGTTGGACTTACCGTGTGGTCATGCGACACTGGGATTGGTGCAAAAAATAGCCCCTCTACACCATGGTTTCAGAAAACCTGCTCTATTCCCAATAAGCCAAAATATGAAAAGGTGATTCCAGATCACCCTGCTAAATGTCATCCTGATCTTCACATAAGCAATGTCTGTAGCTCCTTGGTGACACAGAGCAACAGCCCGCTGAGAAGTTTCAGTTGTGGCTTTGAAAGGACTACTAGGAATGAAAAGCTGGCAGCAAAGACTGATGAATTTAACAGAATCGTATTTAGAACAAATAGAAATTGTCATGCAGTACAGCAAAGTCAAAGCTACTCAGAACCATCTGAAGATCTTCAGCCCTGTGATACTTTAATTTCTTGCACAGATAACATCTCAGAAAGTGACAGTGTTTCTGACATTCTGAAAACCAGTGCCCCCATGCCTGTGCCCAGGGAAAATGTGCATGATAATTCcaccaaaaaacccacaacagGCCTATTCAGACAAATGCAGGAACACATAAGCCCTAGCAGTTACCGGAATATGCTCCACGAGCATGATTGGAGACCAAGTAATTTGTCTGGCCGACCAAGGTCAGCTGATCCCAGGTCAAATTATGGTGTGGTGGAAAAGCTGCTGAAAACCTATGAGACATCAGCGGGGTCCGCATTGCAAAATTCTAAATGCTTCCAGGCTAATTGGACCAAATGTAATTCTGAGGTCAGTGGTGGAGCCACATTaagtcagcattttaaaaagctcCAAATAGAACAAGAGCTTCAGCAAAAGCCAGCTGTGTGTGGAGCACAGCAAGTGAGGCAAGGAGCAGATCGGAAAAAGGTAACTGAG GAATCCGTGGCAGTGAAATGCTCACATGGAAAAGGATTTTCCCGACCTGCTAGACCAGCAAATCGCCGTCTCCCGTCCAGGTGGGCATCCAGATCTCCATCGGCACCCCCTGCCTTGCGGAGAACTGTCCACAACTTTCCCATTTCTCTGCGATCAGAAGCATCGATGGTCTGA